The Lactuca sativa cultivar Salinas chromosome 2, Lsat_Salinas_v11, whole genome shotgun sequence genome includes a window with the following:
- the LOC111920080 gene encoding H/ACA ribonucleoprotein complex subunit 4, which yields MSEVDLHRSDKKKKKSKSKDTETTNEISDGATAVADYLIKPQSFTPAIDTSEWPILLKNYDRLNVRTGHYTPLPSGYSPLKRPLAEYIRYGVINLDKPANPSSHEVVAWIKRILRVEKTGHSGTLDPKVTGNLIVCIDRATRLVKSQQGAGKEYVCVARLHSDVPDVAKVARALETLTGAVFQRPPLISAVKRQLRIRTIYESKLLEYDAEKHLVVFWISCEAGTYVRTLCVHLGLILGVGGHMQELRRVRSGIMGEKDNMITMHDVMDAQWSYDNYRDETYLRRVIMPLEVLLTSYKRLVVKDSAVNAICYGAKLMIPGLLRFENDIENGEEVVLMTTKGEAIALGIAEMTTAVMATCDHGVVAKIKRVVMDRDTYPRKWGLGPTASMKKKLISEGKLSKHGKPNEKTPSEWVRNVVLPTGGDSVVASLAAAPAPEQTVVEGAEGVKVDSEKKKKKKKNKDSEEDGDEGRKRKLEDAEVTETPVKKPKVEEEEEVIKKVEGESTEKKKKKKKKEGVLADEVEGKQENGDDDNKSEKKKKKKKDKEAENGDDEGEEGKSDKKKEKKKKKKKDADEE from the coding sequence ATGTCCGAGGTCGACCTTCACCGTTCTgataagaagaaaaagaagagcaAGTCGAAGGATACCGAGACAACCAATGAAATATCTGATGGTGCCACCGCAGTCGCCGATTACCTGATCAAACCACAGAGCTTCACACCAGCTATCGACACTTCTGAATGGCCGATTCTTCTTAAGAACTACGATAGACTCAATGTACGAACCGGTCACTACACCCCTCTTCCCTCGGGTTACTCCCCTCTCAAACGTCCTCTTGCTGAATACATCAGGTACGGTGTTATTAACCTTGATAAACCTGCTAATCCTAGTTCCCATGAGGTCGTCGCTTGGATCAAACGGATCCTCCGTGTCGAGAAAACAGGTCACAGCGGTACTCTCGACCCTAAAGTCACTGGAAACTTAATTGTTTGCATAGATAGAGCCACTCGTTTAGTTAAATCCCAACAGGGTGCTGGAAAAGAGTATGTCTGTGTTGCTCGACTCCATTCCGACGTGCCTGATGTAGCCAAAGTGGCTCGGGCACTAGAGACACTAACAGGTGCGGTTTTTCAAAGGCCACCATTGATTTCTGCTGTTAAGAGACAGCTTCGAATTAGGACCATTTACGAAAGCAAGCTCTTGGAGTATGACGCCGAGAAGCATTTGGTTGTGTTCTGGATTTCTTGCGAGGCTGGTACCTATGTAAGAACTCTGTGTGTTCATTTGGGATTGATTTTGGGCGTTGGTGGGCATATGCAGGAGTTGAGAAGAGTTAGGTCTGGGATAATGGGTGAGAAAGATAACATGATAACCATGCATGATGTCATGGATGCACAATGGAGTTATGATAATTACAGGGACGAGACTTATCTCAGACGAGTGATCATGCCATTGGAGGTGTTGTTGACTAGTTACAAGAGGTTAGTGGTGAAAGATTCTGCTGTGAATGCTATATGTTATGGTGCTAAGCTGATGATTCCAGGTTTATTGAGGTTTGAAAATGATATTGAAAATGGAGAGGAAGTGGTGTTGATGACTACCAAGGGGGAAGCCATAGCTTTAGGTATAGCAGAGATGACTACTGCTGTAATGGCCACTTGTGATCATGGGGTTGTAGCAAAGATCAAGAGGGTGGTGATGGATAGAGATACTTACCCTAGGAAATGGGGGTTGGGTCCCACAGCTTCAATGAAGAAGAAGCTGATTTCTGAAGGGAAGTTGAGCAAACATGGGAAACCAAATGAGAAAACCCCATCTGAGTGGGTTAGGAATGTTGTTCTTCCTACTGGCGGTGATTCGGTGGTTGCCAGTCTTGCTGCTGCCCCTGCACCTGAGCAGACTGTGGTGGAGGGTGCAGAGGGTGTGAAAGTTGATAgtgagaagaaaaagaagaagaaaaaaaataaggaTAGTGAAGAAGATGGTGATGAAGGGCGTAAAAGGAAATTGGAAGATGCAGAAGTTACAGAAACACCAGTGAAGAAACCaaaggttgaagaagaagaagaagttattAAAAAGGTGGAAGGTGAGAGtacggagaagaagaagaaaaagaagaagaaagagggtgTTTTAGCTGATGAGGTGGAAGGTAAGCAAGAGAATGGAGATGATGATAATAAGTctgagaaaaagaagaagaagaaaaaggacAAAGAAGCAGAAAATGGTGACGATGAAGGagaagaaggtaaaagtgataagaaaaaggagaagaagaaaaagaagaagaaagatgcAGATGAAGAGTAG
- the LOC111920079 gene encoding microtubule-destabilizing protein 60 isoform X1, which translates to MEMQGNIAGAVTLTPSKSKLSHKSKLPENANPNVTSPDPKASKSPAIKSATKVQKSGLKKPNQVASPSPRNKIRERKFVVAKKNSKREKSNTPTSVDCKCKASSNSKKCLCVAYETLRASQEGFFNIGSANPCLPVGSEVEKEEEAEKNMTESHNLNGLEEKLGKCKIVEASGVTVSAKVKRRRDKYMEVARQSIPEDGRGRVMHLVKAFETALTLPKSKTDTEGEEQNEELEGEDTRKIPKWELPGLRPKTPVTEFSSPDLFLTPESLGLDSRASSSSSGSSHESVSNRNSCGGRRSRRNSSESSATFGGNRGKRRTPKATPLQPFKLKTEQRGRSKQEEFMKKVLEMTIEQEKQRIPVAKGLPWTTDEPECLARPPVKESTRPVDLVLHSDMRAMERAEFDHQVQEKLSFIEQFKLERERQQKLAEEEELKRLRKELVPKAQPMPYFDRPFIPKRSEKQPTMPKDPKFRNPQAQHKKMNPGH; encoded by the exons ATGGAAATGCAAGGGAATATCGCCGGAGCAGTGACGCTCACACCTTCCAAATCAAAGCTTTCACACAAGTCAAAATTGCCGGAGAATGCCAACCCTAACGTAACTAGTCCTGATCCGAAGGCATCAAAATCCCCAGCAATCAAATCGGCAACTAAAGTTCAGAAATCGGGGTTGAAGAAACCGAATCAGGTTGCGTCACCTTCTCCGAGGAACAAGATTCGGGAGAGGAAGTTTGTGGTGGCGAAGAAGAATTCGAAAAGGGAGAAATCTAATACCCCAACATCCGTCGATTGTAAGTGCAAAGCTAGTTCTAACTCGAAAAAGTGTTTGTGTGTTGCTTATGAGACTCTTAGGGCTTCTCAAGAGGGGTTCTTTAATATCGGGAGTGCAAACCCTTGTTTACCTGTTGGGAGTGAagttgaaaaagaagaagaagcagaGAAAAACATGACTGAAAGCCATAACTTGAACGGACTTGAAGAAAAATTAGGGAAATGTAAGATTGTTGAGGCATCTGGTGTAACTGTCAGTGCAAAAGTTAAGAGAAGAAGGGATAAATATATGGAAGTAGCAAGACAGAGCATTCCTGAAGATGGACGCGGAAGAGTGATGCATCTGGTCAAGGCATTTGAAACTGCTTTGACGTTACCCAAATCCAAAACGGATACTGAGGGCGAAGAACAGAACGAGGAACTTGAAGGCGAAGACACCAGAAAGATTCCAAAATGGGAATTGCCCGGGTTGAGACCCAAAACTCCGGTTACTGAATTCTCTTCTCCGGATCTTTTCCTCACCCCGGAGAGCTTGGGATTAGATTCACgcgcttcttcttcttcatcaggtaGCAGCCATGAAAG CGTTTCAAACAGGAATTCTTGTGGTGGGAGACGCAGCAGACGAAAT AGTTCTGAATCCTCTGCAACTTTTGGTGGTAACCGGGGGAAGAGAAGGACACCTAAAGCCACTCCTCTACAGCCCTTCAAGCTCAAAACCGAG CAAAGAGGAAGATCCAAGCAAGAAGAGTTCATGAAGAAAGTACTGGAGATGACTATTGAACAAGAAAAACAGAGGATTCCTGTTGCCAAAGGTCTCCCATGGACAACAGACGAACCAGAG TGTTTGGCAAGACCACCAGTTAAAGAAAGTACTAGGCCAGTTGATTTGGTGCTACATAGCGACATGAGGGCCATGGAGCGTGCTGAGTTTGACCATCAAGTGCAAGAAAAGCTCTCGTTCATTGAGCAATTCAAACTGGAAAGAGAAAGACAACAGAAG TTAGCAGAAGAGGAAGAACTAAAGAGGTTGAGGAAGGAGCTTGTGCCCAAGGCTCAACCAATGCCCTATTTTGACAGACCTTTCATCCCAAAAAG GTCAGAAAAGCAACCGACTATGCCCAAAGATCCAAAGTTTCGCAACCCTCAGGCTCAGCACAAGAAGATGAATCCTGGCCACTGA
- the LOC111920079 gene encoding microtubule-destabilizing protein 60 isoform X2, giving the protein MEMQGNIAGAVTLTPSKSKLSHKSKLPENANPNVTSPDPKASKSPAIKSATKVQKSGLKKPNQVASPSPRNKIRERKFVVAKKNSKREKSNTPTSVDCKCKASSNSKKCLCVAYETLRASQEGFFNIGSANPCLPVGSEVEKEEEAEKNMTESHNLNGLEEKLGKCKIVEASGVTVSAKVKRRRDKYMEVARQSIPEDGRGRVMHLVKAFETALTLPKSKTDTEGEEQNEELEGEDTRKIPKWELPGLRPKTPVTEFSSPDLFLTPESLGLDSRASSSSSGSSHERNSCGGRRSRRNSSESSATFGGNRGKRRTPKATPLQPFKLKTEQRGRSKQEEFMKKVLEMTIEQEKQRIPVAKGLPWTTDEPECLARPPVKESTRPVDLVLHSDMRAMERAEFDHQVQEKLSFIEQFKLERERQQKLAEEEELKRLRKELVPKAQPMPYFDRPFIPKRSEKQPTMPKDPKFRNPQAQHKKMNPGH; this is encoded by the exons ATGGAAATGCAAGGGAATATCGCCGGAGCAGTGACGCTCACACCTTCCAAATCAAAGCTTTCACACAAGTCAAAATTGCCGGAGAATGCCAACCCTAACGTAACTAGTCCTGATCCGAAGGCATCAAAATCCCCAGCAATCAAATCGGCAACTAAAGTTCAGAAATCGGGGTTGAAGAAACCGAATCAGGTTGCGTCACCTTCTCCGAGGAACAAGATTCGGGAGAGGAAGTTTGTGGTGGCGAAGAAGAATTCGAAAAGGGAGAAATCTAATACCCCAACATCCGTCGATTGTAAGTGCAAAGCTAGTTCTAACTCGAAAAAGTGTTTGTGTGTTGCTTATGAGACTCTTAGGGCTTCTCAAGAGGGGTTCTTTAATATCGGGAGTGCAAACCCTTGTTTACCTGTTGGGAGTGAagttgaaaaagaagaagaagcagaGAAAAACATGACTGAAAGCCATAACTTGAACGGACTTGAAGAAAAATTAGGGAAATGTAAGATTGTTGAGGCATCTGGTGTAACTGTCAGTGCAAAAGTTAAGAGAAGAAGGGATAAATATATGGAAGTAGCAAGACAGAGCATTCCTGAAGATGGACGCGGAAGAGTGATGCATCTGGTCAAGGCATTTGAAACTGCTTTGACGTTACCCAAATCCAAAACGGATACTGAGGGCGAAGAACAGAACGAGGAACTTGAAGGCGAAGACACCAGAAAGATTCCAAAATGGGAATTGCCCGGGTTGAGACCCAAAACTCCGGTTACTGAATTCTCTTCTCCGGATCTTTTCCTCACCCCGGAGAGCTTGGGATTAGATTCACgcgcttcttcttcttcatcaggtaGCAGCCATGAAAG GAATTCTTGTGGTGGGAGACGCAGCAGACGAAAT AGTTCTGAATCCTCTGCAACTTTTGGTGGTAACCGGGGGAAGAGAAGGACACCTAAAGCCACTCCTCTACAGCCCTTCAAGCTCAAAACCGAG CAAAGAGGAAGATCCAAGCAAGAAGAGTTCATGAAGAAAGTACTGGAGATGACTATTGAACAAGAAAAACAGAGGATTCCTGTTGCCAAAGGTCTCCCATGGACAACAGACGAACCAGAG TGTTTGGCAAGACCACCAGTTAAAGAAAGTACTAGGCCAGTTGATTTGGTGCTACATAGCGACATGAGGGCCATGGAGCGTGCTGAGTTTGACCATCAAGTGCAAGAAAAGCTCTCGTTCATTGAGCAATTCAAACTGGAAAGAGAAAGACAACAGAAG TTAGCAGAAGAGGAAGAACTAAAGAGGTTGAGGAAGGAGCTTGTGCCCAAGGCTCAACCAATGCCCTATTTTGACAGACCTTTCATCCCAAAAAG GTCAGAAAAGCAACCGACTATGCCCAAAGATCCAAAGTTTCGCAACCCTCAGGCTCAGCACAAGAAGATGAATCCTGGCCACTGA
- the LOC111920078 gene encoding serine--tRNA ligase, with protein MLDINLFREEKGNNPEIIRESQRRRFANVEIVDEIIDLDRKWRERQFELEQLRKDFNKINKEVAKLRIAGEDASSKIKDTEENKDSTAKKDLEVQAARAALYSKLEVVGNLVHDSVPVSNDEANNAVVRDWGEKRTEPNLKNHVELVELLGIADLKRGANVAGGRGFYLKGDGVRLNQALINFGLDFLEKRGFTSLQTPFFMRKDIMAKCAQLAQFDEELYKVTGEGDDKYLIATAEQPLCAYHIDDWIHPTQLPLRYAGYSSCFRKEAGSHGRDTLGIFRVHQFEKVEQFCITSPNANDSWDMHEEMIKNSEDFYQMLNLPYHVVSIVSGALNDAAAKKYDLEAWFPASKTYRELVSCSNCTDYQSRKLEIRFGQKKSNEQTKQYCHLLNSTLTATERTMCCILENYQRENGVEVPQVLQPFMGGKTFMPFIAPPAATKETKGGKKSK; from the exons ATGTTGGACATAAATCTATTTAGGGAGGAAAAGGGCAACAACCCAGAAATTATACGCGAATCTCAGCGTCGTCGATTTGCAAATGTAGAAATTGTTGATGAAATTATTGATCTTGACAGGAAGTGGCGAGAAC GTCAATTTGAGCTTGAACAGTTGCGCAAAGACTTTAACAAGATCAACAAAGAAGTGGCTAAACTTAGAATC GCTGGGGAAGATGCCAGTTCCAAGATAAAAGACACAGAGGAAAACAAGGACTCAACTGCAAAGAAAGATTTAGAGGTTCAGGCAGCTCGTGCAGCATTATATTCAAAATTGGAGGTGGTTGGGAATCTTGTGCATGATTCTGTTCCTGTTAGCAATGATGAG GCAAATAATGCTGTTGTCCGGGATTGGGGAGAGAAAAGAACAGAGCCAAACCTAAAAAATCATGTCGAGCTTGTCGAACTTCTTGGAATTGCAGATTTGAAAAGAG gTGCTAATGTAGCTGGTGGTAGAGGATTTTATTTAAAAGGAGATGGTGTGCGTCTGAATCAAGCTCTTATAAACTTTGGACTTGATTTTCTTGAGAAAAGGGGGTTCACATCGTTGCAAACTCCATTCTTTATGAGGAAAGATATAATGGCAAAGTGTGCTCAATTAGCCCAATTTGATGAAGAACTTTACAAG GTAACAGGTGAGGGAGATGACAAGTATCTGATTGCTACTGCTGAACAACCACTTTGTGCTTATCACATAGATGACTGGATTCATCCAACACAGCTACCACTAAG ATATGCTGGATATTCATCTTGCTTCCGGAAGGAAGCTGGGTCCCATGGTCGTGACACTCTTGGAATCTTCCGTGTTCATCAGTTTGAGAAAGTGGAACAGTTCTGTATCACCAGCCCTAATGCTAATGACTCATGGGACATGCATGAGGAGATGATCAAAAACTCTGAGGACTTTTATCAAatg TTGAATTTGCCTTATCATGTGGTGTCCATAGTCTCTGGTGCACTAAATGATGCTGCAGCAAAGAAGTATGACTTGGAAGCATGGTTTCCTGCATCCAAAACCTACAGAGAGCTTGTGTCATGTTCAAATTGCACTGATTACCAGTCAAGAAAGTTGGAGATTAGATTTGGGCAGAAGAAG AGCAATGAACAAACAAAGCAATACTGTCATTTATTGAATTCCACACTCACAGCAACAGAGAGGACAATGTGTTGCATTCTGGAGAATTACCAGAGGGAAAATGGTGTtgaagtgcctcaagtgttgcagcCTTTTATGGGTGGAAAGACGTTTATGCCCTTCATAGCTCCTCCTGCTGCTACTAAAGAAACAAAAGGAGGAAAGAAATCAAAGTAG
- the LOC111920074 gene encoding UDP-glucose 6-dehydrogenase 3 has translation MVKICCIGAGYVGGPTMAVIALKCPDIEVAVVDISVPRITAWNSDQLPIYEPGLDDVVKQRRGKNLFFSTDVEKHVCEADIVFVSVNTPTKTRGLGAGKAADLTYWESAARMIADVSKSDKIVVEKSTVPVKTAEAIEKILTHNSKGINFQILSNPEFLAEGTAIQDLFNPDRVLIGGRETPGGEKAIQALKAVYAKWVPDENIITTNLWSAELSKLAANAFLAQRISSVNAMSALCEATGANVSQVAYAVGKDTRIGPKFLNASVGFGGSCFQKDILNLVYICECNGLPEVAEYWKQVIKINDYQKTRFVNRVVASMFNTVSNKKIAILGFAFKKDTGDTRETPAIDVCKGLLGDKALLSIYDPQVTEDQIQRDLSMKKFDWDHPLHLQPMSPTTVKQVGVVWDAYEATKDAHGVCILTEWDEFKNLDFQKIYDNMQKPAFVFDGRNVVDSEKLREIGFIVYSIGKPLDAWLKDMPALV, from the coding sequence ATGGTGAAGATCTGCTGCATTGGAGCTGGTTATGTTGGGGGTCCCACCATGGCTGTGATAGCACTCAAGTGCCCTGATATCGAAGTGGCAGTAGTTGATATCTCTGTACCTCGCATAACAGCCTGGAACAGTGACCAGCTCCCAATCTACGAGCCAGGTCTTGATGATGTGGTGAAGCAACGCAGAGGCAAGAACCTCTTCTTCAGCACTGATGTGGAAAAACACGTTTGTGAGGCCGACATTGTATTTGTCTCGGTCAACACCCCAACAAAGACCCGTGGTCTTGGAGCTGGTAAAGCTGCTGATCTCACATACTGGGAAAGTGCTGCCCGTATGattgctgacgtgtcaaaatcaGACAAAATCGTTGTTGAAAAATCAACTGTTCCAGTGAAAACAGCTGAAGCCATTGAAAAGATTCTGACACATAACAGCAAAGGGATCAACTTCCAGATCCTTTCAAACCCGGAGTTTCTCGCTGAGGGAACCGCAATTCAAGATCTTTTTAACCCCGACAGGGTTTTAATCGGAGGCAGGGAAACCCCAGGGGGAGAGAAAGCAATCCAAGCTTTGAAGGCAGTGTACGCAAAATGGGTCCCGGATGAAAACATCATCACAACAAACTTATGGTCCGCTGAGCTGTCGAAACTTGCTGCCAACGCCTTCCTGGCGCAACGTATCTCATCCGTTAACGCCATGTCAGCGCTCTGCGAGGCGACCGGTGCGAATGTTAGCCAGGTGGCGTATGCGGTTGGGAAGGACACAAGAATCGGCCCAAAGTTTTTGAACGCGAGTGTTGGTTTTGGTGGGTCTTGCTTCCAGAAGGATATTTTGAACTTGGTTTACATCTGTGAGTGTAATGGTCTCCCTGAAGTAGCAGAATACTGGAAACAAGTGATCAAGATTAATGACTACCAGAAGACCCGTTTTGTGAACCGGGTTGTGGCGTCTATGTTCAACACTGTTTCCAACAAGAAGATTGCGATACTTGGGTTCGCATTCAAGAAGGACACAGGTGACACCCGTGAAACACCAGCCATTGATGTTTGCAAGGGTTTGTTAGGTGACAAAGCGTTGTTGAGTATCTATGATCCACAAGTCACGGAGGATCAGATCCAGAGAGACCTTTCCATGAAGAAGTTTGACTGGGACCACCCTCTTCACCTTCAGCCAATGAGTCCCACTACTGTGAAACAAGTAGGTGTTGTTTGGGATGCTTATGAAGCCACCAAGGATGCTCACGGTGTTTGTATTTTGACTGAATGGGACGAGTTCAAAAACCTTGATTTTCAGAAGATATATGACAACATGCAGAAACCTGCTTTTGTGTTTGATGGGAGAAACGTTGTGGACAGTGAGAAACTGAGAGAAATCGGTTTCATTGTCTACTCGATTGGTAAGCCACTTGATGCTTGGCTCAAGGACATGCCTGCTTTGGTCTAA
- the LOC111920076 gene encoding uncharacterized protein LOC111920076 isoform X2: MMSGNYTSINNQNTSGSVPSVPDPPGQVSIKFNESTLQTFPPSSTPQGGKISASSRSSSGIPRDSDVPFSKPISGSSDQQKQQQQQQAAAPPGWLKIFTVAAYQPYFDVDTSDILARIKDSFFPFKGTFSQKTATTPDLYGPFWICTTLIFASASIASVLYGYVVVVPIALYIILKYFSAPLGLAQLLCLYGYSLFIFIPAVFLSIIPVEAIRWVVTGVAGFMSAMFVASNLKTHIASAGEKWFWIVAGIFLLQLALSIVLKLYLFSVST; this comes from the exons ATGATGTCAGGAAATTACACAAGCATTAATAATCAGAATACTTCCGGATCTGTTCCG TCTGTTCCAGATCCGCCGGGACAAGTCTCCATCAAATTCAACG AGTCGACACTCCAAACGTTTCCACCTTCTTCTACACCACAAGGAGGGAAGATCTCCGCCAGTTCTCGTTCTAGTTCTGGCATACCTCGTGATTCTGATG TTCCCTTCTCAAAGCCAATTTCTGGTTCATCAGATCAAcaaaagcaacaacaacaacaacaagcagCCGCTCCCCCGGGTTGGCTTAAGATATTCACAGTCGCTGCTTACCAGCCCTACTTTGATGTTGACACGTCTGATATTCTAGCGAGGATTAAAGATTCATTTTTTCCCTTCAAAGGAACCTTCAGTCAGAAAACTGCTACTACCCCAGACTT GTATGGACCCTTTTGGATATGCACAACATTGATCTTTGCATCAGCTTCAATTG CTAGCGTTTTGTATGGCTATGTTGTTGTTGTACCCATCGCCTTGTATATAATTCTCAAGTACTTCTCTGCACCTTTGGGCCTTGCTCAACTACTCTGCCTCTATGGCTACTCTCTCTTCATCTTCATCCCCGCAGTC TTTCTGTCTATTATTCCGGTGGAAGCAATCCGGTGGGTGGTTACGGGTGTTGCTGGATTCATGTCAGCAatgtttgtggcatcaaatctAAAAACTCACATAGCGTCCGCAGGCGAAAAATGGTTTTGGATTGTTGCTGGGATTTTTCTGTTGCAGCTGGCTCTTTCCATTGTACTTAAGCTCTATTTGTTCAGCGTAAGTACATAG
- the LOC111920076 gene encoding uncharacterized protein LOC111920076 isoform X1 yields the protein MMSGNYTSINNQNTSGSVPSVPDPPGQVSIKFNESTLQTFPPSSTPQGGKISASSRSSSGIPRDSDVPFSKPISGSSDQQKQQQQQQAAAPPGWLKIFTVAAYQPYFDVDTSDILARIKDSFFPFKGTFSQKTATTPDLYGPFWICTTLIFASASIGTCVTYLARKLHHLEWDYDIHLLTWSASVLYGYVVVVPIALYIILKYFSAPLGLAQLLCLYGYSLFIFIPAVFLSIIPVEAIRWVVTGVAGFMSAMFVASNLKTHIASAGEKWFWIVAGIFLLQLALSIVLKLYLFSVST from the exons ATGATGTCAGGAAATTACACAAGCATTAATAATCAGAATACTTCCGGATCTGTTCCG TCTGTTCCAGATCCGCCGGGACAAGTCTCCATCAAATTCAACG AGTCGACACTCCAAACGTTTCCACCTTCTTCTACACCACAAGGAGGGAAGATCTCCGCCAGTTCTCGTTCTAGTTCTGGCATACCTCGTGATTCTGATG TTCCCTTCTCAAAGCCAATTTCTGGTTCATCAGATCAAcaaaagcaacaacaacaacaacaagcagCCGCTCCCCCGGGTTGGCTTAAGATATTCACAGTCGCTGCTTACCAGCCCTACTTTGATGTTGACACGTCTGATATTCTAGCGAGGATTAAAGATTCATTTTTTCCCTTCAAAGGAACCTTCAGTCAGAAAACTGCTACTACCCCAGACTT GTATGGACCCTTTTGGATATGCACAACATTGATCTTTGCATCAGCTTCAATTGGTACATGTGTGACTTATCTTGCTCGAAAGCTACATCATTTGGAATGGGACTATGATATTCATCTGTTGACATGGTCAGCTAGCGTTTTGTATGGCTATGTTGTTGTTGTACCCATCGCCTTGTATATAATTCTCAAGTACTTCTCTGCACCTTTGGGCCTTGCTCAACTACTCTGCCTCTATGGCTACTCTCTCTTCATCTTCATCCCCGCAGTC TTTCTGTCTATTATTCCGGTGGAAGCAATCCGGTGGGTGGTTACGGGTGTTGCTGGATTCATGTCAGCAatgtttgtggcatcaaatctAAAAACTCACATAGCGTCCGCAGGCGAAAAATGGTTTTGGATTGTTGCTGGGATTTTTCTGTTGCAGCTGGCTCTTTCCATTGTACTTAAGCTCTATTTGTTCAGCGTAAGTACATAG
- the LOC111920075 gene encoding uncharacterized protein LOC111920075, which yields MQPANTTLSDLYTHHRHQDTSQYYSYFPSQNPNPYPLHQQRHLQIESQYSSAAINPDPPGSESYLPSYSISHAGGAYNALHASALTYAQTITAAPPPTYASDLLVQNWVTEESVQPYGSALYATAGLIGQDSSQQLLTSIPSGWTNPSAQQPRGPWKKIPKKTKIAQSAWCEICKIECNTKDILYKHKLGKKHIKNIEKLNTAASLTFGTTSTSNPNPIIGPLENPKNLNPNLIPKKKKVETPQELEMKRRKVVEGGASVNAVRTCTICNVVCNSDTVFRFHLGGQKHISMLKKSHQGSGTV from the exons ATGCAACCAGCAAACACCACCTTGTCTGATCTTTATACTCACCATCGTCATCAGGATACCTCTCAGTACTATTCGTATTTCCcctctcaaaaccctaacccttatCCCCTTCATCAGCAACGCCACTTGCAAATTGAATCGCAATATAGCAGTGCCGCGATAAATCCTGATCCTCCTGGTTCCGAATCCTATTTGCCGTCATATTCCATTAGCCACGCCGGTGGCGCCTACAATGCTCTCCATGCCAGCGCTCTGACCTACGCTCAGACAATTACTGCGGCGCCACCACCTACTTATGCATCCGACTTGTTGGTGCAAAATTGGGTGACAGAGGAGTCTGTTCAGCCATATGGAAGTGCTCTATATGCAACT GCTGGATTGATAGGTCAAGATAGCTCACAACAACTACTAACTTCAATCCCCAGTGGATGGACCAATCCAAGCGCCCAACAACCTCGTGGGCCATGGAAAAAAAtcccaaagaaaacaaaaatcgcCCAGTCAGCGTGGTGTGAAATCTGTAAAATCGAGTGCAACACCAAGGACATTCTTTATAAACATAAGTTGggtaaaaaacacataaaaaacattgaaaaattaaACACAGCTGCTTCTTTAACTTTTGGCACTACTTCCACAAGCAACCCCAATCCAATCATAGGACCCttggaaaaccctaaaaatctcaATCCCAATCTGATCCCAAAAAAGAAGAAGGTGGAGACTCCACAAGAGCTAGAAATGAAGAGGAGGAAGGTAGTGGAAGGTGGAGCATCTGTGAATGCTGTGAGGACTTGTACAATATGCAACGTCGTTTGCAATAGTGATACGGTTTTTAGATTCCACCTTGGGGGCCAAAAGCATATTTCCATGTTGAAAAAATCACACCAAGGTAGTGGTACAGTTTGA